The region CGCTGAGAGAATGAACCGATGATTGCAGGAGGGGGACAGTTCCTGCCAAACTCCCCACTCCCCAGGGCCAAAGCAGACACGAGAGGCAGCACGTGTGCCCCCATCTGCAACACGCGTGTGGCATTCGAGAGCAGGCCTGCATGCTATGGGCTGGTCGCCAGGGGTGGGAGCCCCGGAGGTTGCTGAACACAGCCCTGACATGCCAGAATAGGGATTGGCACGTGAACACAGGCAGTGCCCCACAGAGACAGAAGGGATGAAAAGCGACCAGGGCTGGGTTCCTGCATGGGTGATTGTAGCCCCAGTGGCATTGTGACAGCTGACTCAAATCCCACCTTCCACAGCCCACACATGTGCTCACACACATATGCCCAAGTGCCTCAGGGTCCTGCAGGGCCTGCAGGGCCTGGGCAGGCACCACAGAAAGCGTGCCATCCAAAGGGTCCCCACAGGGCCTGTCCCACTAAGGGCAGTGAGCATGGGGGGCAGAATTGGTGGAAAGTGGACCAAGAGAGAAATGGTCCTGCTGAGGGTCTGGGTGGAGGGAGATTGGGTTCATTCATTGCAGTAAGTAAGGCTAGGCCTACATGAAGAAGTGGGGGAAGTCAGGGATCAGGGAGCAGCCCTGTCCCTGAGGTCTCCCACACAGGAGGCACTCTCGCAGGGGAGAGTGAAGCAGAGAGCCATGGGACAGAGGACAACGGCTACTGGGCCGAGGGCTGCAGAGCACTCCCTGCGGTTAGAGGACCTGAGTTCGAGTCCTGGAAGAGCTTGCAGGAGGTCTCCCCAGTGGAACCTCCGCTTCCTCCTGAAAAAGATGGAGCCCAGAGCACTGGCCCTCCATCCAGGTGTGGGGCTATCACTTGGCCCTTGGGGAATGGGTTACCAGAGCCCAGGACTCCACTGGCAGGGCCCAGCTTGGACAGGCTGCCCCCTGGCTCTGGCCCCTACAGCTGGCAGATCAGCTGCCATCTGGTGCAGCCAAGGAAGAAACAGGGGGTCTCACCAGGCATCTCTGGGCTCCACTCCCCCAGATCTGTGGCCCGAGGGACCAGAGCTGCCTCTGATctgccctcccttccctccccaccaaCACAGGTGCTCAAATGGTACTAGCACCTGCCTGGCAGTGCCAGTTGGCGGCCTGGCACAGAGGCCAGACCCAGGTGCCCCGGCTGGAGGATACTTGGGCCACAGGAGATGGGAGGGGGCTGGCAGGAGCCATGCTGATTGCTGGGAAGAGCAGAAGTCACCACAGGCTAAGCCTGTTATCGTAGTGCTTGAGTGCTCTGGGGCACCCAAGACCCTCCACCAATATCAGGCCTATGCCAGCTGCCAGCTCCTCTAGACCAGGTTGCAGGCTCAAGCTTGCGTGGGGCCACCGGGCTGTTTGCTGGGCGCTGGGTTGGGTAGGACTCAGCTAGGCAAGCTCTGGGCTGGATTTGAGACTGGACCTAGACCTGGGGTCAAGTCTTCTCAGGGCACCAGGAACAGGtgccagccccctccccagctgGTCCTTCTTGGTTTAGGTTGGTCACAGACAGTAAGCCTCGGTGATTAGGGGACAGCAGAAAGGGCCATTCATGGTCCTGCACTTGTGGTGCCAAAGGGCAGGCGCCCCAGGAGAGAAGTGGGGTCTGGAGCTGGAGGGTAGGCCTCGGGCAGGGCTGACTCAGCAGGCACGGGAGAGGCCTCCATACAACTCGTGCAAGCCTGGAGCGGCAGGGAAGCCTTGGCTCCATGCCACCCTGGAAAGGCCCCGCCCACACAGCTGGGACAAGCACCCAGCAGAGCTAGAGTACCCTGAGGAGTGGGCGAACTATGGACAGCTCATCTCCCAGGGTGTGTCAGGCCTGGGCCACCGCCCTAACAGGTGACTTACTTCTTCAGAGCCTCCCTCCTGAGCAGACTGAAATGCTGGAGGTCACTGGAATCCAGAGGCCTCTGCCTGTCCTGGCTCCTGCCCCACCACACAGCTGGGCATCAACAtcacagaggcagggaaagaTGCTAGTTGGGGGAGGTGATAAGGGGTAAAAAGAATAGGGCCAGGAGGAAGGGGCCTAGAGCATGAATGGTCACCTCCACCCAGCAGCGTCAGGCCAGACCCTCACTCCTGGACTCAGCCACCTCTGCAGTGGGGATGGAGCTCTGTAACCAATACCTGAACCCCCACACATACcgcacccaccccaccccacccatcctGCTCATCCACAAGCTGATGAGTCCTAACAGGCCTCCTTTGCCAGTgacaaaaataactattttcaaaaTTCACAGCAGGGCTTTCGCCTACACACACTGCGCCGACTGGAACCTGAAGGGAGATATGCAGAACGCAGTGTGCGGATGGAGGCGCGCTAGGCGGCAGGCGGGCTCTGCAACACCCGTGGCCTCCTTGCTACCACTcagcctgccccccaccccaacacacacacatgcacactagcCCAGAATGGCCAAATGGGAAGTGCTCTTAGAACATCACTGAACATAGTGGGAtgttgaggcccagagagggtcaGGGAtgtgcctgaggtcacacagtggGTCTGTGGCAGGACTCCCATTCCCCCACCTCCTAGCCAGGCTGTCCACCTCCTCTCCTGTTCACTCGGCCGACCGTGAGCTCATACCTGCCCCcaggacacacatgcacacacccacacatgctcATAGTCAGACAGCACTGCATCCGTCACTTCCATGTTATGACACTTTAATCAAGTTCACAAGCTCCTCCACAACCTTGGCCAGTCTTCCACAGCCTCATGaagaaggcagagccagggctAGCATCCCCACTTGGAGGTAGGGAAATCAAGGCCTAGAGGGGAAGAACTGTGCCCCAGGTCACAGGAGAACCCACGTGTCCTGGTACTGGTGTGGGGGCTCTTCACAGCTCTTTCTACCACCCTTGGTGCTGCCGCAGTTAATGGCCCAGCCAGTTTCTCTGGGTACTGGAGGGGCCAGAAGAGGAACTTTGCACCACAGTGCCTGACACCAGTCTGACCCGAGGACTGGCCCAGGCCATGTGAAGACCCAGGAAGGTCAACTACCCCGACCCCTACGCTTCCACCCACAGCGCTCGGGGGTGTCTGTAGAGAGCAGCCAGATTGCCATGCTTCAGCTGGGGGCCAGGCTTGGAGTTGCCTCCAGGCAACTCCCAGACACCACCATAGGGATCCCATGTTAAGGGGGAAGCCTTAAAGGAGTTGTCAAGTGGTAAGGCCGGCCAGGAACTCCACCGTGGCCCCAGGCTCCAGGGCCACACCAAAGAGTCACAAAGTCATTAgagctcattttacagatgaggaaactgaggccaaaagCTTgtgtgggtcacctgaggtcacagaGCAAGTCAGTGAGGAGGCAGGACTGAGACACAGGCATCCCAGTCTGGTTTATTCCCACCCACTCCTAACCAGGTTCCCCAACCTGTTCAACCAAGGGACTCTACACCCTCCAACTCCCTGTAGATGGAGACGTGACAGGCTTCTCCCTGAGAAACAGCAGGGCCAAGCTGGAGTGGGGAAGATCCTCTAAAGGACAGttttctccctccccaccatcaGATCCGTTGGGACATTAGCCTGGTGTTGAGTTTACGGAAAAAGGATCGAAGCTTGCAAATCTTGCATTTTTTCTTGCGACGACCCCGGGAGAAGCTTCGagccctcccttcctcttcctcctcttcctcatcactGGCCCAGGGCCCCCAAGCACCCCCATTAAAGTCAGGATGAGCCCGAGGGTTCTCAGCTGGGTAGCGTACCGGGATGGCTGTGCGGTTATATTCGGCCAGGCGAGCCAGCAGGGTGCGGACCACATCAGGCCGCTGGCCAGCCAGGTCCTCCCGTTCATAAGGGTCAGCACTGATGTTGAAGAGCCACACGGCCTGGCGGACACTGGCCATTCGTTCCAGGTTCCACCAGCTACCCGGGAAGGTGGCCAGTGTCTGCGGTGGGATCCAATCGCCATAGCCGGGGTCTCCTGTCAGCAGCTTCCACTCACCCACGCGGATGGCAGCCTGCACAGCGGTGTTCCAGATGCCAAAGCCGCCCTCCAGGGAGCCATGCTGGGCATGGTTGTAGAGTGGGTCAATGTTGTGCAGGATCTCCGTGCGTGGTGAGGCCCGGCCCTCGCTGATGGCCGGCCACACGTTGTAGCCATCTAGCCCATCGGCTGCTGAGGTGGTGCCACCTGCCAGACCCACCAGGGTCGGGTACCAGTCAGTGATGTGCATCAGTGCCCGGCTTGTCCGTTGCTTTCGCTTGAGCAGGGGACTATGGACAAAGCCTAGGCCCCGCACGCCACCTTCCCAATAAGTGCCCTTGCGTCCTCGGAGCGGCCAGTTGCTGCCCCCCGAGAAAGTCTGGCCACCATTGTCACTGGAGAAGATGATAACACTGTTGTTGTAGAAACCATAGCGCTTGAGGGCCCAGGTGATGTTGCGCACAGCCTCATCCATGCAGGTCACCATGGCCGCGTACTTCCTCCGGGCCACGTTGCCCATGGTGCGGTAGCGGTACAGGTACTCACGAGGGGACTGCAGGGGTGTGTGTACTGCCTGGAAGGCCACATAGAGGAAGAGGGGCCGCTGAGGGCTGTGGCTGGCCAGGATATGGCTGGCGCGCTGGGCGTAAAGCATAGTGGAGTACTGGCCGCTGAGCCCCCAGGCCACATTCTCACCCTCGTGCAGGTCGAAGCCGCACACGCCTGGGCCATCACAGTTGTCATAGGTGTAATAGTCCACATTGCCCGTGAGCGAGCCCAGGAAGGTGTCGAAGCCCCGACGGGTGGGCAGACACTCCTTCCGATAGAAGCCCAGGTGCCACTTGCCCACCATATGGGTGGAATAACCTGCCTCCTGCAGCTTCTGGGGCAGTGTCACCTGGTCCAGGGGCAGGCAGTTGGGCTGCTGTGGGCGGATGATGGAATGCTGGAGTCCTGTGTGGATCTGGTAcctggtggggaggaggggaaggcacAGAAGGCACAGGTAAGCTACAGAGCATTGCTCTGGCCATCCAGTCCCCAGTACCACTCTGAGGTgggctgtggtcccagcactaccagcaaaaataataacagtaaccaCCAGGTATTATCTAATGTGCTAAGCACCTCAAATGCATTATCTCATCGAATCCTCAAAATCACTGGAAGTAGATCATattgtcattttacagatgaggggacTGAAACTCAGAATGGCTAAGCCActcacccaagatcacacagctaggaagttgGAGAGTTAAAAGTTGAACCCAGGGTAATAAcgacaataataatagctaataccgAGCACTCACTGTGAGCCTGGCATTACAGTAAGCCTCTTATGTGAATTATCTTACTAAATCCTCACCACAAATTCAGAGGTACATATTATTGTTCTCATTTTCCAAATAAGGGAACTGAGGCTTGGTAAATTAAATTAGTTGCCCGGTGACTCACACGGCTAGTAGTTGGAGTGGGATTTATAACCCAAGCAATCTGGCTGCAGACTTCAGAGTCCCTAAGCTCTAAGCTATTAACTTGCACTGGGGCCTAGAGCAAGCCCTGCTTTCCCAGGCAAACTCTTACTCACTCTTCAAAGCTCAGTCCAAATGTTATCCATGCTATAAAGTCTTTCATAACTCTCCCAAAGAATTAGTCACTTTTGCTTCTGGGTTCCCCTAGCATTTAGTATACACCATCGTTTTCTTACTTGGCCATGGGATTATATTTGTTTGCACATGCTCTTGCGCCCAGTGACATGTGATGGGACTGTCCTTTATTCAACCTTCTATTCCTAGCACCCAAGTGATGTTCAAAGAGCACTCAattatttatgaaatgaatgaatgaatgacactcAAGAGGGTTTTAGAGCCAGAAGGGACCCAATTCATTCTCTAGTTTACTCACCTCATCTTAAAAAGGACCTAAGGTCTTTttaagggaaggggaagggcctTACCCGAGGTCGCTCGGTGGTCAGGAACAGAGCCAGGACCTGAACATAAATCCAAGCAGAGTCTAAGCAGGGACTCTTTTTCAGCAAACTGGGCTGCCGTATCTCTTCCCACATGGGGGCCTCAGTTTGCTCCTGTATAGGAGTTGGTTGAAATGGGAAATCTCTAAGACTCGTCTAGTTTCCCAGTTTTTTAAGACCAGCTCCCAAGTGCCTGCCTGTGAGCTCATATGACCCCTTGATCCAGGCTATCACCCTGAGGCAGGAGTAAATGGTTAGGCAAATCCTGAATTcctcatttatccattcatatcCCATCTTCCCCCTTCTGCGGTCAAGGCTCCCACGTGATCTGCTTATGGTGTCTTGCCTTTACTCAAGTCTTGAAAGTCCCAGAGTAAATAAGAAGCCTGGAACTTCACAAGTATGTTAAAATCCCACACCTTTTTCTCACCCCCAGCCATCCAAATTAAGCCAAGCCCTGAATACCTGACATCTTTAACCAGAGCACAGGAGTGAGTTTCTCTGTTTTGGTTTCCTTATCTTAAAGCTGTTATTGTTGTTAGCTATAATTAGCTACTACCACCATTTTTAACACTATGTGCCGtacacatacattatctcatttaactctcATTTTAAAAACCTACAGGGAAGTCTATTACCacccccattctacagatgataAAACCAAGGCCCCCAAAAGTGCAGCAATGACCCAAGTTCAGACAGCTGACAAGCAGTGGAGCTAAGCTTTGAACCCGGGTCCACTCAAGTCATGCTCAAAATCTTTTGGTGATAACAGCCTCTCCAGGCCTCAATCAAGCTAATAAATTATTGGATTTGATATGAGAAGTGCCCTAGGGCCCTGAGTCCCAACTGGGCCTGTCTTCATAGAGGTGGGGTGCTGTGGAGTGCTGGCTTGTAAAGCGGATGGGCCAGCTAAGAGTCACCAAAGCCCACCTGCAAGTGAGTCACATGAGAAACTTTGCCTCTCTCCAGTGTCACAAAACACAACTGGATGTGTTAACAAACACTAACGAGGGCTGTAAGCATCAATGAGATGGAGCCAGCTGCAGGGGGTGGAGGGCAAGCACTGGCCGGCCATGTTCAGTTAGCTTCACACATCAGGGGACTGGAGCACTGCCCTGCTGCTGTCTGCTCATTCCGCTACTTAAACCAAAAGTCACCCCTTAGGACAGAAACGCTAAGTTGTGTATAACTCTTGGGAATGCAGACTCCTCCACCCTCTTCTGCAGGTCAGCATTGGTCTTCACCACTACACCACCATCCTGCACCACCACCCCAACCCATACACACCCCACGCCCCCCTTCTTTCTTCTGTTCTCCTTCTGGTTCCTGGATCTAAACGCTGGGTGCCAGATCGAAGGAAGAAAGGACACCATTTGATGCCCAGCTCCAGGACCCCTGCCAAACACCTGGCCTCTCAATCCTATCTCCCACAGACCCTGAAGTTGGGCACGGGCACCAAACTAGGCCCTCCCTGAGTCCTTGCCTCAATTTCTCCCATCCAAGAAATAGTGAGACTAAGAAACAGGGAGACTAAGGCTTCTGGTTCGTGAGATCACACTAGTGGCTCTTGGGTGGAACTTGGGAGAAAGCATGCCTTGGACCCCATCCAAGGAGAATTAGCTTCAGCACTGCCAAAGGATTTTCTCCTAAGTGGCCAGAGTTTGCCTTCCATACCCCCACCTCCTGTTTCCCCGCTCTTTTAATCCTGTAATCCTGCTGCCTCGCCTGTGGACATTTCCTTGTGGAGGAAGCAGCATGTCTACTTGGGGCTCCCAGCCAACTTGGGaggattttgcagatgaaaaaacagaggctcagagaaatgaagTAACCACCCTAAGGCTACACAGGTCATGGTATCCTATGTGTCTTTCTCTTCCACCTATCAATTCCTTGGTCTTCTCCCAATGTATTCATCAAGCAATATGGGGGCCTGAATCCCTCAGGAGACATAGAGGCTGCCATATATTGACAGCCAAGCAGGTTACACGCAACTCATTCCAACTTTGCCACTCCTTTTCAAGATGAAAACTGTTCTTTGCTCCATTTTAtggacaagaaaactgaggcttagagaaattaAACGGCTTGCTCAGAGTCTCAGGGTCCATAAATAGAAGCAGCAATAAATGTCAGAGGCTGCCATGTTCCTCTAACAAAGGGATGACCGGATGTCTCCATGTTGTGTGGAATGTGAGTGTCCTGGATCATCAAAGCAAGAAGACCTCAAAGATGATGAAGCCCATTCAGTGTAAAGGAAGGGTAATTGAGGCCTAGAAAGGGCAAGGGACTTACCAATGATTACACAGCCAATAGGAGATTTCCCAGATCCCAGCATGGGGTGGTACTGGCAGGAGAAATCTATAAACTGGGTTGATTTGGGGTTTAGATGCCCAGCCCCCGGGGCCTTGAGCCACGCCTACCTGCCAGTGAGGAGCTGGCTCCGCGAAGGCGTGCAGATGGGCTGGATGTAATAATTCTCCAACTTGACCCCCTTGGCCGCCAGCCTGTCCAGCGTAGGGGTCTCGATATCTGAACCATGGTAGCCCACGTCGTGGTAGCCTTGGTCGTCTGTGAGGATGAAGATGAtgtggggaggctggggcggaGCGGCCGAGGGCTGCTCGCCAGCCTCCCCGGGCCCGTCGGCCACGAGGCTCGGCTTGGCCCAGTCCCAGGACAGGTAGCCGAAGCTGAGCAGGCTGACCAGGGAGAAGCCAGTGAGGGTGTGCATCGCCAAGCCGGCCTGCGCGTCCCGGCGCGCCGGGCTCCTGGGGCCTCACCACCTCGCGCGCCCAGGGCGCACCACCGGCCCGCCGGCTCGGATGCTGCGAGGGAGTTCAGCGCCTCCCGGGGACGGCCCAGTGTCTGGTCCGGGACTGGCTGCCGGACGGCCGGGCCGGATCTGCTCGGCCGCAGCGGGGCGCTCTGGGGAGGTCAGGCCAGCTCCGAGCTGCTTCCCGCTGCCTAAGCGCCGGCCCTGCGCCGCCTTTGCTCCCTCTTCCCCAGCTCAGCCTGGCC is a window of Pongo pygmaeus isolate AG05252 chromosome 4, NHGRI_mPonPyg2-v2.0_pri, whole genome shotgun sequence DNA encoding:
- the ARSI gene encoding arylsulfatase I; translated protein: MHTLTGFSLVSLLSFGYLSWDWAKPSLVADGPGEAGEQPSAAPPQPPHIIFILTDDQGYHDVGYHGSDIETPTLDRLAAKGVKLENYYIQPICTPSRSQLLTGRYQIHTGLQHSIIRPQQPNCLPLDQVTLPQKLQEAGYSTHMVGKWHLGFYRKECLPTRRGFDTFLGSLTGNVDYYTYDNCDGPGVCGFDLHEGENVAWGLSGQYSTMLYAQRASHILASHSPQRPLFLYVAFQAVHTPLQSPREYLYRYRTMGNVARRKYAAMVTCMDEAVRNITWALKRYGFYNNSVIIFSSDNGGQTFSGGSNWPLRGRKGTYWEGGVRGLGFVHSPLLKRKQRTSRALMHITDWYPTLVGLAGGTTSAADGLDGYNVWPAISEGRASPRTEILHNIDPLYNHAQHGSLEGGFGIWNTAVQAAIRVGEWKLLTGDPGYGDWIPPQTLATFPGSWWNLERMASVRQAVWLFNISADPYEREDLAGQRPDVVRTLLARLAEYNRTAIPVRYPAENPRAHPDFNGGAWGPWASDEEEEEEEGRARSFSRGRRKKKCKICKLRSFFRKLNTRLMSQRI